Part of the Aquamicrobium lusatiense genome is shown below.
ATGACCGGAACCGCCTTCATCTTGAGCAGCGTCGAGATCGTGGCCCGCGCATTGAGATAGCGCCGCCGCTCCTCGGTGTCGCCCAGCGTCAGCAGGATCTGGCCCGAGGTCAGGTCATGGTGGCCGAGCGCTTCTGCCCAGGCACCTGCCAGCGCGATCTGGCCGACGGCTGCCGCCGCCTGGCTTTCCTCCAGCTTCAGCGCCCTGCGCCCCAGCCCAAGCATGGTGCGGCCGAGCGCGATGGCGCCCGACGAGACGACGAGGATTTCCGCGCCATTTGCCGCCAGCGCGCCGATATCGTCGGCGAGCGATGCCAGCCAGTCACGCTTCAGCCCCTTGTTGCGGTCGACCAGCAGAGCCGAGCCGATCTTCACCGTGATGCGGCGATAGTCCTTCAGCGAAAGAGCACTCATGCGATCAGACTTTCCAGCGGTCTTCATCTTCGCCGGTTTTGGGCGACGCAAGCGCACGCGCCTCCTCGACCACCGCCATGAGGGCCCGCAGCACCGCCTCGACGCCCTCGCGCGTCACGGCCGAGAGCAGAAAAGGGGTCGTCCCACAGGCGCGCTTCAGTGCGGCCAGCTTCTTCTTGCGCTCATCCGCATCGAGCGTGTCGACCTGGCTGAGCGCGACGATCTCCGGTTTTTCAGCGAGGCCGTTGCCATAGGCTTCAAGCTCGCCGCGCACGGTCTTGTAAACCTTGCCGGGATGCTCTTCCTGCGCCGAAACCAGATGAAGAAGCACACGCGTGCGCTCGACATGGCCGAGGAAGCGGTCGCCGATGCCGATGCCTTCATGCGCGCCTTCGATCAGGCCCGGAATATCGGCAATGACGAACTCGCGCGCATCGATACGCGCCACACCGAGCCCCGGATGCAGGGTGGTGAAAGGATAGTCGGCGATCTTCGGCTTCGCCGCCGTCACCGTGGCGAGAAACGTCGATTTTCCTGCGTTGGGAAGCCCCACCAGACCGGCATCGGCAATCAGCTTCAGCCGCAGCCAGATGCTTTTTTCCACACCCGGCAGACCGGGGTTGGCGCGGCGCGGCGCCTGATTGGTGGAAGTCTTGAAATGCTGGTTGCCGAACCCGCCATTGCCGCCCTTGGCCAGCAGGTAGCGCTGGCCGGGTTCGGTCAGGTCGCAGATCAGCGTTTCGTTGTCGTCCTCGAAAATCTGCGTTCCGGCCGGCACCTTCAGCACCACATCGGCACCCTTTGCCCCGGTGAGGTTACGGCCCATGCCGTGAACGCCGGTTTTGGCCTTGAAATGCTGCTGATAGCGATAGTCGATCAGCGTGTTGAGCCCGTTTACGGCCTCGGCCCAGACATCGCCGCCGCGACCGCCGTCGCCACCGTCGGGCCCCCCGAACTCAATGAATTTTTCCCGGCGGAACGACACCGAACCGGCACCGCCATCGCCGGAGCGTATGTGAACCTTGGCCTGATCGAGGAATTTCATCGGACTCCAGCGCTTTCGCTGCTCTTGCGTTTCATGAAAGTGCCCTTCACTAACCTATGGTGTGGCGAAGTGCGAGTGCGCTTATGCCGAAATGAGCATGAGCGGAAAATGTCGGCTGCGGCAGCCGGCGGAGAAGGAAGCAGATGAAGCTGGTCAGCTACAATGTGCAGTTCGGCGTCGGGCGCGACGGCAAGGTCGGGCTGGAGCGCATCGCCGCCAGTGTTGCCGGCGCCGACATCATCGCCCTGCAGGAAGTGACCCGCAACTACCCCACCAATGGCGGCATCGACATGGTCGCGGGGCTGACAGCCCTGCTGCCCGATCATCACCATGTCTATGGCGCGGCCATGGACATCGATTTCGGCGCCCTGATGCCGGAGCCGCCCAGACCGGCGATCCGCTTCCAGTTCGGCAACATGCTTTTGTCGCGCTGGCCGATCGTCTCCTGCCGCAACCTGTTCCTGCCCCGCAGCCGCACCTACGACAAGGCCAATCTCCAGCGCGCAGCGCTTGAGGGGCTGATCGTCACGTCGCTCGGTCCTCTGCGCATCTACAGTACCCATCTCGACCACGTCAGCGCCGAGGAGCGGATTATGCAGATCCGCCACCTGAAGGAACGCCTCTTCGCCTATCCGATGGAGGGCGGCGCCATCACCGGCGCCGGCGAATACGGCTTTCCCGAGCCGCCCTGCCCGGAAGATTTCGTGCTGATGGGCGATTTCAACATGCGCCCCGGCGAGCCCGAATATGCGGAGATGACAGGCACCCCCGACACGCTGTTCGGCCGCCGCATCGTTGCCCATCACCCGGTGGACACCTCGCGCCTTGCCGGTCCCGCTCCGGAGGGAAGCGTGAGCTGGACCGATCTTTCGGGTGCCGGCCAGCATTCGCGGCTCGACTACTGCTTCGTCTCCGCAGGCCTTGCGGGACGGGTAAAGAACTGCTGGATCGACAACGACGCCGACGGCTCCGACCACCAGCCGGTGTGGACGGAGCTCGCATAGAGCCTCAAACCGAAAGGCGTCGCGCTTGCGGATCACGAGCGGGCCCAGGACCTCAGGCTGGACCAGGTGCGGCGGTCGAGCCTGTAGCGCTCGATCGGCACCTTGCCGGCGATGATCGAGTTCAGCATGCCCTGCCCGGCATACTGGAAACCGCACTTGTGGATCACCCGGCGCGAGGCCGGATTGATGACCCGGCAGGACGCATGCAGCGTGTTGATCTCCGTGACCCGGAAAGCAAGGTCGACCAGCGCATGCGCGGCTTCCGTGGCATAGCCCTTGCCCCAGTGCGGCTCGCCGATCCAGTAACCGAGTTCAAGGCCGCGCTCGTTGCGGGTGAGCCCCGCGCAGCCGACCAGCGCGCCATTGTCGGCAAGGGTCAGCGCATAGACGACGCCGCCAAGGCCGGCCAGCTTGCTGGTGGCAACGAAGCTGCGGGCCTCCGCCTCGCCATAAGGATGCGGCATGCGCCCGAGCATCTCGGCGACGCGACGGTTGTTCGCCAGCTCGGCGAGATCCTCGACGTCCTCCTCATGCGGAGCACGCAGAACCAGACGCTCGGTGACCAGCACCGGGCAGTCTATTCTCAGATCGTAGTAGTCTTCGGCGTCTTCCTTCTCGACGACCATGGCCTGATCCCTCCAGGGCAAAGAAAAAGGGGAGATGGCGACCCATCTCCCCTGATCCTTTTCTGGTCTGGCCAGACACCGGTTCCCGAGATGGGCGCCGGTGTTGTGGTGCGGAAACCGGCTACTCCGCGGCTTTCGGCATCGGGTTTACCGACACGTAGGTTCGGCCGTTGGCTTTCTTCGCAAACGACACGGCACCTGCTTCAAGAGCGAAAAGGGTATGATCCTTGCCCATGCCGACATTGACGCCGGGATGCCATTGGGTGCCGCGTTGACGAATAATGATGTTGCCGGGAATCACGGATTCCCCGCCGAACTTCTTCACGCCAAGGCGCTTCGACTCCGAATCGCGACCGTTGCGCGACGAACCGCCAGCTTTCTTGTGTGCCATCTTGGTGCTCCTTTGCGCCGTTTCAGGCGCCTGCAATCTCTATGAACGCGTTGGCGTTCCGTTTCAAGCCTGCAAGGACGGCAAAAACCGCCCTGCCGTTGCTTACTCTGCTGCCGCGTCCTCGGCCTTGGCCTTCTTGGGCGCTGCCTTTTCCTTCTTCGGCGCGTCTTCCTTGGCCTCGGCCTTGGCAGCCGCCTTCTTGGAAGGCTTGGCGCCACCGGTCAGGATCTCGGAGATCCGCACGGTGGTGAGAAGCTGGCGATGGCCGATCTTGCGGCGCGAATTCTGGCGACGGCGCTTCTTGAACGCAATGACGGTGCGGGACTTGCCCTGCGCCACGATCTCGGCGGCGACGATGGCGCCTTCCACGAGCGGCGCGCCGATGACGACATTCTCGCCCTCGCCATGCGCCAGCACCTGGCCGATTTCGACGATATCGCCGACTTCGCCCGAAACCTTCTCGATCTTAAGCACGTCGTTGGCGGCTACGCGATACTGCTTGCCGCCCGTTTTGATGACTGCGAACATTTTTTGCCTTTCGCTGTTCGGTCGGCCTTGTCGATCCGCTTTGGTTCCGGTTGGCCCTGCAGGGCGCTACATGCCGGAGCTTGTGGATCGGCCGTCTTTTTGTCAGTCTGCGGGTTCAATAGACAACAGGCGCGGACCACAGCCCACGCCGATTGCGCGCCGTCCGTAGACGATGATCAGGGCGAAGTCAAGGAAAATGCCCTTGGCCGGCCAGCCGGAACGCTCCGCCGGCCAACACCTTGCGCGCCTTGCCGGGCGAACCACAAGAGCCTTACGCCATCCCCTTCACTCATCCCGCCCACGGCTTGTACGCCGTCCGGCATGAAAAACGAAAACCTTTCCGAAGACGCCTTATTGGCCCTTGTATCGGAACGCGACTGCCGTTATCTAGTGCGCCGCTGGCAACGGCCGACCACACTTGCGGAGAAGTGGCAGAGTGGTTGAATGCACCGCACTCGAAATGCGGCATGGGTGCAAGCCCATCGGGGGTTCGAATCCCTCCTTCTCCGCCACTTCGGTCCGCTTCTGGGCACGCCAATCGCCGCCGGTGGCCGCACGTTCTCCGTAAAAAGCGTTCTCAGCAGTTCCGTCTTCGATCCCATGATGCGAACGGCATCGTCAGCGACCTCAACTCGTTGCGCCAGCGCCCGCAGGTGATCCCGCCGATAGCCGCCCTCACGGTTGCGGATAAGATCGCGGGCAACTTTCGAAAAGCGACGTATCATCTCGGGGCTGATGGCAGAGTGACCGGGACTATCGAGCATCGCTTGTGCGCGGTCGGCATCCACACGAGCCTGGTCGCGGATAACCTTGAGACCAACGATCCGCTCCTTCAGCGCCGGATCTTCCAGATCGGCTACACCTGCCTCGATAGCATCGTATAGCCTCTTCAGTCGCAGTTCCGATTCTGTAGCCCGTCGTTCCAGCTCATCAATGTGTTGTTTTCGCCGCTCAGCCTGTTCAGAGCGGCGGCCGAGAACACTGCCAAGGAGGTCCTCAAGCCGTTCTGGATCAAGCAGCCGATCTTCGATGTGGTTGACGACCATGGTGTCGAGCTTGTCCATCGGGATCGCTCGCCCCTTACAACCCGTTTCGCCCTGCCGGGCCTTTATGGAGCAGGCATAGTAGCGGTAGCGGCCGCTTTTTCCGGTGCGGATGGTCATGGCTCCCCCGCAATTGCCGCAATAGCAGATGCCGGTCAGCAAGGTCGGCCCGATGACCACGCGAGCTGGCAGATCGGTCTTGGGGTTGCGCGCCTGTAGCAGCGCCTGAACCTGATCGAACGTTTCGCGCTCGATGATCGCCGGAACAGACACGATGACGATCTCCCCCGGTGAGCGCGCATCGGTATGCTTGCTGCGCTTTCCCCACTCGTGTTCACCGACATAGGTGCGGCGCGTCAGAACGCGGTGAACCTGACCGATGCCCCAACGGCCCCCATCACGGGTGAAGATACCCTTGGCGTTAAGATATTTGACGATGGCCTTCACGCCCATCTGGCCACTATCGCCAACGCCTTCCAGCGCGAGCCGGTAGATCAAGCGGATCGTGTCGGCATGCAACGGGTCGATCTCCAGCTTTTTCTTGGTCTTGGCGCCGCGCTGCTCGGCATCCACGACCCGATAGCCGATCGGCGGAAGCGAACCGTTCCAGAAGCCCTGACGGGCATTTTCCTTCAAGGCGCGGGTGACGTGCTTGGCGTTTTCCTTGGATTGATATTCATCGAACAGCGCCATGATCTGCCGCATCATGACGTGCATGGGATCATCGCCCATTTCCTGAGTGATGGAGACCAGCTTGATGCCATTCTTGGCGAGTTTCCTGACGTAAAACTCCAGCTCGAAGTGATCGCGGAAGAACCGGCTGAACGAATGGACCACGACTACGTCAAAGGGCGCAGGCTTGGACGTGCTCGCTTCGATCATGCGCTGGAACTCAGGCCGCCGATCATTGGTCGCCGAGGCGCCGGGCTCAACGAAGGTCTCGACGAGCTGAAAGCCGCGCGCCTCACACCAGGCTTCGCCCTGCCGCTTTTGGTCGGGAATGGAAACATCGTGTTCGGCCTGCCGCGTGGTCGAGACGCGCAGATAGAGAGCGGCCCGCACGGCAATGGTTGGCGATTTAGCATTCATTTGCGGGTTCCTTTCTTGCGGCGTTTGACCAATGGCAGGACCAGCTCTACCCGGTCATGGATGAGCCTGGGCACCAGCCTGAGCCCCTTGCCTTTCTCCATCCGGACAAGGCCACAGG
Proteins encoded:
- the obgE gene encoding GTPase ObgE, which translates into the protein MKFLDQAKVHIRSGDGGAGSVSFRREKFIEFGGPDGGDGGRGGDVWAEAVNGLNTLIDYRYQQHFKAKTGVHGMGRNLTGAKGADVVLKVPAGTQIFEDDNETLICDLTEPGQRYLLAKGGNGGFGNQHFKTSTNQAPRRANPGLPGVEKSIWLRLKLIADAGLVGLPNAGKSTFLATVTAAKPKIADYPFTTLHPGLGVARIDAREFVIADIPGLIEGAHEGIGIGDRFLGHVERTRVLLHLVSAQEEHPGKVYKTVRGELEAYGNGLAEKPEIVALSQVDTLDADERKKKLAALKRACGTTPFLLSAVTREGVEAVLRALMAVVEEARALASPKTGEDEDRWKV
- a CDS encoding endonuclease/exonuclease/phosphatase family protein, with protein sequence MKLVSYNVQFGVGRDGKVGLERIAASVAGADIIALQEVTRNYPTNGGIDMVAGLTALLPDHHHVYGAAMDIDFGALMPEPPRPAIRFQFGNMLLSRWPIVSCRNLFLPRSRTYDKANLQRAALEGLIVTSLGPLRIYSTHLDHVSAEERIMQIRHLKERLFAYPMEGGAITGAGEYGFPEPPCPEDFVLMGDFNMRPGEPEYAEMTGTPDTLFGRRIVAHHPVDTSRLAGPAPEGSVSWTDLSGAGQHSRLDYCFVSAGLAGRVKNCWIDNDADGSDHQPVWTELA
- a CDS encoding GNAT family N-acetyltransferase — translated: MVVEKEDAEDYYDLRIDCPVLVTERLVLRAPHEEDVEDLAELANNRRVAEMLGRMPHPYGEAEARSFVATSKLAGLGGVVYALTLADNGALVGCAGLTRNERGLELGYWIGEPHWGKGYATEAAHALVDLAFRVTEINTLHASCRVINPASRRVIHKCGFQYAGQGMLNSIIAGKVPIERYRLDRRTWSSLRSWARS
- the rpmA gene encoding 50S ribosomal protein L27 — translated: MAHKKAGGSSRNGRDSESKRLGVKKFGGESVIPGNIIIRQRGTQWHPGVNVGMGKDHTLFALEAGAVSFAKKANGRTYVSVNPMPKAAE